The following proteins are co-located in the Primulina tabacum isolate GXHZ01 chromosome 11, ASM2559414v2, whole genome shotgun sequence genome:
- the LOC142518592 gene encoding LOW QUALITY PROTEIN: protein NRT1/ PTR FAMILY 5.2-like (The sequence of the model RefSeq protein was modified relative to this genomic sequence to represent the inferred CDS: deleted 1 base in 1 codon), giving the protein MEEEKATDDGYTQDGTVDLRGNPILRSKTGGWTACSFIVVYEVFERMAYYGISSNLFIYLTKKLHEGTVKSANNVTYWAGTVWMTPILGAYVADALLGRYWTFVIASAIYLSGMALLTLSVSIHPLKPSPCSDPTGATCNEATTLQLAVFFGALYTLTVGTGGTKPNISTIGADQFDEFDPKEKVHKLSFFNWWMFSIFFGTLFANTVLVYIQDNVGWTLGYGLPTIGLMISIAIFLAGTRFYRHKLPTGSPFTRMTKVIVAAMRKWKVTVPADPKELYELDLAEYSKKGKYRIDSSPTLRFLNKACVKTGYSSQWMLCPVTQVEETKQMLRMIPILVATFIPSTMLAQINTLFVKQGTTLNRNIGSFKIPPASLAGFVTLSMLISVVLYDRFFVKILQRLTKNPRGISLLQRMGIGMLIHIVIMVIASLTERHRVQVAKANGLVESGKEVPLSIFILLPQFILMGTADAFLEVAKIEFFYDQAPENMKSLGTSYAMTTLGVGNFISSFLLSTVSRITKGEDGHSEWIKNNLNASHLDYYYAFFAILNVLNFFFFLVVVKLYVYKAEVSDSMRVIEEELVASVRNVND; this is encoded by the exons ATGGAAGAAGAGAAGGCAACCGATGATGGGTACACGCAAGATGGGACTGTGGATCTCAGAGGAAACCCTATTCTCAGATCCAAGACAGGTGGATGGACTGCTTGCTCCTTTATTGTTG TGTATGAAGTGTTCGAGAGGATGGCGTACTACGGAATATCCTCTAATCTGTTCATATATTTGACCAAGAAACTTCACGAGGGGACTGTGAAGTCGGCCAACAATGTCACATATTGGGCCGGGACCGTCTGGATGACTCCCATCTTGGGTGCGTACGTCGCCGATGCTCTCTTGGGCAGATATTGGACCTTCGTCATCGCTTCCGCCATTTATCTCTCC GGAATGGCTTTGCTCACATTATCAGTATCAATCCACCCTCTAAAGCCAAGTCCATGTTCAGATCCAACTGGTGCCACTTGCAATGAGGCCACCACATTGCAACTAGCAGTGTTCTTTGGTGCACTTTACACACTCACTGTGGGCACTGGTGGAACAAAGCCAAACATCTCGACCATCGGGGCGGACCAGTTCGACGAATTCGACCCCAAGGAGAAAGTCCATAAGCTCTCCTTCTTCAACTGGTGGATGTTTAGCATCTTCTTTGGCACACTATTTGCAAACACTGTGCTTGTTTATATCCAAGATAATGTGGGGTGGACTCTCGGTTATGGACTCCCCACCATAGGGCTCATGATATCCATCGCCATTTTCCTGGCCGGTACGCGGTTTTACAGGCACAAGTTGCCTACCGGAAGCCCGTTTACTAGGATGACTAAGGTGATAGTGGCTGCCATGAGGAAATGGAAGGTAACAGTCCCGGCTGACCCTAAGGAATTATATGAGCTTGATTTGGCCGAGTATTCGAAAAAAGGGAAATACCGGATTGATTCTTCGCCTACATTGAG GTTCTTGAACAAGGCTTGTGTGAAAACAGGTTACTCTAGCCAATGGATGCTCTGCCCAGTCACACAAGTTGAAGAAACCAAACAAATGCTGAGAATGATACCTATCCTAGTAGCCACATTCATTCCCAGTACAATGCTAGCTCAAATCAACACCCTTTTTGTTAAACAAGGCACCACCTTAAACAGAAACATTGGCAGCTTCAAGATCCCCCCGGCCAGTTTGGCCGGATTCGTTACGCTTTCCATGCTTATATCTGTTGTGCTGTACGACCGTTTCTTTGTAAAAATATTACAAAGATTGACAAAAAATCCTAGAGGGATCAGCCTTCTACAAAGAATGGGGATTGGTATGTTAATTCATATAGTTATAATGGTAATCGCCTCGTTGACCGAGAGGCACAGGGTTCAAGTGGCTAAGGCTAATGGATTGGTTGAAAGTGGGAAAGAGGTACCTTTATCAATCTTCATATTGTTGCCCCAGTTTATACTAATGGGAACTGCTGATGCATTCTTGGAAGTGGCGAAGATTGAGTTTTTCTACGATCAAGCACCCGAAAATATGAAGAGTCTAGGCACATCATATGCTATGACTACGCTTGGAGTTGGGAATTTCATTAGTAGTTTTTTGTTGTCAACC GTTTCAAGAATAACAAAGGGAGAAGATGGTCACTCGGAATGGATCAAGAACAATCTTAACGCTTCACATTTGGACTATTACTATGCATTTTTTGCGATCTTGAATGTCTTgaatttctttttcttcttggTTGTGGTCAAGTTGTATGTGTACAAGGCTGAAGTTTCAGATTCAATGCGAGTTATAGAGGAAGAACTAGTGGCATCTGTACGTAACGTGAATGATTGA
- the LOC142519439 gene encoding uncharacterized protein LOC142519439 has protein sequence MPVITQGLGTVGLNEAGPSMYHVDEQSAQAYSGIDTGPWDHHITTHTEEDYAWGMNRTRELDFSSGGWDHHITGPSGVDVAWGSSRTCQLDANIPTPITEHMPEHDDLFGDSSHHVMNSDDDLYATSSDGEDDHHVDNANEGTSARVLMSGATMTENIPIAPEQHLCEIPQFFNEVYHEQIPDSFGIPSASRTNFYNPKRPELGVKMVFNSKGELIASVKDFSVRVLRREYIVVESSPTIWKVKCKNWSEGGNCGWGLRASFKKSLGYFIITKYGGDHTCMSTQVGIDHHNLDVNMIANTLLGIVRCDPAYEIKYVRESIKEKYGYDISYAKAWQSLKRAVELVYGTWESSVTLLPKYMGALSKYNPGTVVECNHLRPYDHPHKVLNFVFWAFRPCIDGFRHCRNVISVDGTHMYTKYKHKLLIAVTLDANNQVFPLAFALVDEENYESWHWFLGNVAQHVTRGCSGVCLISDRHAGITSAVQDLPDFRPPLGVHRFCLRHVCSNFNSRFKNIHLKDLCWEAGIQHQVSKFNATMEAIKTNNAAAFTYLSNIPKEKWSLALDGGWRRGIMTTNMSECINRVLKGARRLPITAIVEMSFQRCVQYFIQRRARSDKMLEKNQPWTDYAYSKFDMWSKNSIEHRVVRFDQRDKTASVATGGRPGRQHHVQAVNISTRDCTCGKFTIFGIPCSHVICAAKWFGLNPAQLVQPWFTLSEYVNTYDGRFYPIHDEQYWDEPTFQLRHNGVRRQRRQAGRDRTTRIRNEMDQPSTRARQRGR, from the exons ATGCCAGTAATAACGCAAGGCTTGGGAACAGTAGGTTTGAATGAAGCGGGACCTTCTATGTATCACGTCGATGAACAGTCAGCTCAGGCCTACTCTGGGATCGACACTGGTCCTTGGGATCACCATATCACCACTCACACTGAAGAAGACTATGCATGGGGGATGAATAGAACTCGAGAATTGGATTTTTCCTCAGGGGGTTGGGATCATCATATCACGGGTCCATCAGGAGTTGATGTCGCATGGGGTTCTAGTAGAACATGTCAATTGGATGCAAATATTCCCACCCCAATTACAGAACACATGCCTGAGCATGATGATTTATTCGGGGACAGTTCGCATCATGTCATGAATAGCGATGATGATTTGTATGCTACATCAAGTGACGGAGAAGATGATCATCATGTTGACAATGCAAATGAAGGGACATCGGCGCGTGTGTTAATGTCTGGAGCAACAATGACAGAGAACATTCCTATTGCACCAGAGCAACATTTATGTGAAATTCCTCAATTTTTCAATGAAGTCTATCATGAACAAATTCCAGATTCATTTGGTATTCCTTCTGCATCACGAACAAACTTTTACAATCCTAAAAGGCCAGAGCTCGGTGTAAAAATGGTGTTTAATAGCAAAGGTGAGTTAATAGCTTCTGTGAAGGATTTTTCTGTTCGGGTTTTGAGACGTGAATATATTGTTGTCGAAAGTTCTCCGACAATTTGGAAGGTCAAATGCAAGAACTGGTCCGAAGGTGGCAATTGTGGGTGGGGACTTCGAGCATCGTTCAAAAAAAGTTTAGGCTACTtcattatcacaaaatatggcgGTGATCACACATGCATGTCTACCCAAGTCGGTATAGATCACCACAACCTTGACGTAAACATGATAGCCAATACACTTTTGGGAATCGTACGTTGTGATCCTGCATACGAAATCAAATATGTGCGAGAAagtattaaagaaaaatatggtTATGATATATCGTATGCTAAGGCATGGCAGAGTTTGAAACGCGCGGTCGAGTTAGTCTATGGCACATGGGAAAGCTCTGTAACTTTGCTTCCTAAATATATGGGAGCTTTGTCGAAGTACAATCCTGGAACTGTTGTAGAATGTAACCATCTTCGACCGTATGACCATCCACATaaagttttgaactttgtgtttTGGGCATTCAGACCATGTATAGATGGTTTCCGACATTGTCGCAACGTAATCAGTGTAGACGGTACCCATATGTACACCAAATATAAGCACAAACTACTCATAGCAGTAACATTGGATGCCAATAACCAGGTTTTTCCGCTAGCATTTGCGCttgttgatgaagaaaattACGAGTCTTGGCATTGGTTCCTCGGTAATGTTGCACAACATGTTACCAGAGGGTGTAGTGGTGTGTGCCTTATATCTGATAGACATGCTGGTATAACAAGTGCAGTTCAAGATCTCCCTGACTTCAGGCCTCCTCTTGGTGTTCATCGTTTCTGTTTGAGGCATGTTTGCTCTAATTTCAACAGCAGGTTCAAAAACATTcatttaaaagacttatgttgGGAAGCAGGGATACAACACCAAGTATCAAAATTTAATGCGACAATGGAGGCAATTAAAACCAATAATGCAGCAGCTTTCACATATTTGTCAAACATTCCAAAAGAAAAATGGTCATTGGCTCTTGATGGTGGATGGCGACGAGGGATAATGACGACGAACATGTCTGAGTGTATTAATCGTGTGTTGAAAGGGGCGCGACGTCTTCCAATAACTGCGATAGTGGAGATGAGCTTTCAGCGTTGCGTGCAGTATTTCATTCAACGGCGAGCTCGAAGTGATAAGATGCTGGAAAAAAATCAACCATGGACCGACTACGCATACTCTAAATTTGATATGTGGTCGAAAAATTCAATTGAACATCGAGTTGTAAGATTTGACCAAAGAGATAAAACAGCATCCGTCGCGACAGGAGGAAGACCGGGTCGTCAACATCACGTACAAGCTGTGAACATTTCTACGCGTGATTGCACCTGTGGTAAATTCACAATATTTGGAATACCTTGTTCACATGTGATATGTGCAGCGAAATGGTTTGGTTTGAATCCCGCACAGCTTGTACAACCATGGTTTACATTGAGCGAATACGTGAACACATACGATGGAAGATTCTATCCTATTCATGATGAACAATATTGGGATGAACCTACATTCCAATTACGACACAATGGTGTTCGTCGACAACGGAGGCAGGCTGGTAGAGATCGAACGACACGCATAAGAAACGAGATGGACCAGCCATCAACGAGGGCGAGACAACGTGGGAG GTAG
- the LOC142519440 gene encoding uncharacterized protein LOC142519440: MWNDRYNFVIGGDYVIPGTPAITVDYIGWYYRISQIVLSPPVVPSNIMGYHPVDANYRQFIARPAHVQYPPMWTGNEFEPGPSSSNMAYTTPPVVSSFPSYDAGYYTPIVGSFTQFLQSDFRPGMNESRPTFNPSPIPFPQYSDPEGFEVGGNIADTSTSAGQTSTHGDDEQMLGRGRRVIRRPPCGTGGHRYHRH; this comes from the exons ATGTGGAATGATAGATATAATTTTGTGATTGGTGGAGACTATGTCATACCTGGTACGCCTGCCATCACAGTGGACTATATTGGTTGGTATTATCGCATTTCACAGATAGTTCTCTCGCCGCCAGTGGTACCTTCGAACATCATGGGCTATCATCCTGTTGATGCAAACTACCGACAATTTATC GCACGCCCAGCTCATGTGCAATATCCACCGATGTGGACAGGAAATGAGTTTGAACCCGGACCATCATCTTCAAATATGGCGTACACTACTCCGCCAGTGGTTTCAAGCTTTCCATCATATGACGCTGGTTACTACACTCCAATTGTTGGTAGTTTTACACAATTTCTACAAAGTGACTTTCGCCCGGGTATGAATGAGAGTCGCCCTACTTTTAACCCGTCGCCCATACCATTTCCACAATATTCTGATCCAGAAGGGTTTGAGGTTGGTGGGAACATTGCCGATACCAGTACATCTGCAGGACAAACAAGTACTCATGGAGATGATGAACAGATGTTAGGTCGTGGACGTAGAGTAATCAGGAGACCACCGTGTGGCACTGGGGGGCATCGTTACCATCGACATTAA
- the LOC142519555 gene encoding uncharacterized protein LOC142519555 has protein sequence MIMNCEHDILSFICSVNTSASTISASINSIPVLNGTNFKNWKENVMIVLGCMDLDFALREDRPVPLTEGASADEKANMDKWDRFNRMSLMIMKRSIPETFRGSMSEEKVATKFLEEIEQRFAKNEKGETSTLLANLVSMKYKRKGNIREYIMEMSHIASKLKALKLQLSDDLLVHLVLISLPVQYSHFKVSYNTQKDK, from the coding sequence atgattatgaattgCGAGCATGATATATTATCTTTTATTTGTTCAGTCAATACTTCTGCTTCTACTATATCTGCTAGTATCAATTCCATTCCTGTGCTTAATGGCACAAACTTCAAGAACTGGAAAGAGAATGTCATGATTGTTTTGGGTTGTATGGACTTGGACTTTGCGCTTCGGGAGGACCGACCTGTACCTCTTACTGAAGGAGCTTCTGCCGATGAAAAGGCAAACATGGATAAATGGGATCGTTTTAATCGCATGAGTCTTATGATCATGAAACGCTCTATTCCTGAAACCTTTCGGGGCTCTATGTCCGAGGAAAAAGTTGCTACTAAGTTCTTAGAGGAAATAGAACAACGTTTTGCAAAGAATGAAAAGGGTGAGACAAGTACTCTTTTGGCTAATCTTGTGTCCATGAAATATAAAAGAAAAGGGAACATAAGGGAGTACATAATGGAGATGTCTCATATCGCTTCCAAACTAAAAGCACTAAAGCTACAACTATCCGATGATTTGCTGGTGCATTTAGTTTTGATTTCTCTCCCTGTGCAATACAGTCATTTTAAGGTGAGTTATAATACTCAAAAGGATAAATGA
- the LOC142518435 gene encoding protein NPGR2-like: protein MSFKYWFRNQKSSLSLKFGKMMKCICSGEQMRGDEIIPSSESLATRDFSASGYSSRPGDDTKVDSSNIEEAESSLRESGFLNYEEARALLGRLEYQKGNIEAALSVFEGIDIAAVIPRIKITVVRRCELSRRHSQSDTALPMSMHAVSLLVEAIFLKAKSLQALGRYAEAAQSCKVILDALESAIPEGVPENFASDCKLLETLNKAVELLPELWILAYTHQEAILAYRRALLHQWSLDVETRTRIEKNFAVFLLYSGNNAMPPNLRSQTEGSFIPRNNTEEAVLLLLLIVRKFILGRVGWDPSILDHLGFALSISSECVSLAHQIEELPPRTNDENEKYTSLALCYHAEGENMVALNLLRNFLKNRESRDVGFELLLASKICIEDCDCLEEGIGYIYKYLTELGNCLQRAGFANYLRGLCLSAQSRGALSDSKRIMKQSEALEAFETAQRMTNEKKACIVFSLCLENAEQRKLDVALYYAKLLLKLEAGSNVNGWILFARILSAQKRYVDAENIIDTALNEAGKWNQGELLRTKAKLQIAQDRLREAVETYTKLLAVLQVQRKSFGVHKKLVKNMRKINRSLEVEIWHDLANVYTSLSQWRDAEICLSKSEEINPHSASRLHSTGLLYEGKEQHKEALKFFEKALDIEPNHVPSLISTAVILRRLSEQSQPIVKSFLTDALRLERTNATAWYNLGLLYKTGSKALALEAAECFEAAALLEESEPVEPFRDA, encoded by the exons ATGAGCTTTAAATACTGGTTTCGCAACCAAAAGAGTAGCTTGAGTTTGAAATTTGGGAAGATGATGAAATGTATTTGCTCTGGAGAGCAAATGAGAGGAGATGAAATCATTCCTTCGTCAGAGTCCCTTGCAACACGGGACTTTTCAGCCAGTGGGTATTCTTCTCGACCAGGGGATGATACGAAAGTCGACTCCAGCAATATAGAAGAGGCGGAATCATCTCTTCGAGAGAGTGGGTTTCTAAATTATGAG GAAGCCAGAGCTTTATTGGGGCGACTAGAGTACCAAAAAGGGAACATCGAAGCTGCTCTTAGTGTTTTTGAAGGAATTGATATTGCTGCAGTGATTCCTCGAATAAAAATAACTGTAGTTCGTAGGTGTGAGCTGTCTAGACGTCATTCTCAGAGTGACACTGCTCTACCTATGTCAATGCATGCCGTTAGTTTGCTTGTTGAGGCTATATTTCTCAAAGCAAAATCACTACAAGCTCTAGGAAGGTATGCAG AAGCTGCTCAATCATGTAAAGTAATATTGGATGCTCTTGAGTCTGCAATCCCTGAAGGTGTGCCTGAAAATTTTGCTTCTGACTGTAAATTGCTGGAGACCTTAAACAAAGCAGTAGAACTACTTCCAGAGTTATGGATCCTTGCTTATACTCATCAAGAAGCAATTTTAGCCTACAGAAGGGCCCTGCTTCATCAATGGAGTCTTGATGTAGAGACCAGAACAAGAATTGAAAAGAATTTTGCCGTTTTTCTTCTTTATAGTGGTAACAATgcaatgcctccaaatcttcgcTCCCAAACGGAGGGGTCGTTCATACCAAGAAACAACACTGAAGAAGCagtcctcctcctcctccttaTTGTCCGGAAATTTATCCTCGGAAGGGTTGGATGGGACCCATCAATCTTGGATCACCTTGGTTTCGCATTATCCATCTCCAGCGAATGTGTGTCCCTCGCCCATCAGATCGAAGAGTTGCCTCCAAGGACAAAcgatgaaaatgaaaaatacaCGTCTCTAGCTCTTTGTTACCATGCAGAAGGTGAAAATATGGTTGCTCTCAATTTGTTgcgaaattttttgaaaaatagagAAAGTCGTGATGTTGGGTTTGAGCTACTGCTGGCTTCGAAGATCTGTATAGAGGATTGTGATTGCCTTGAGGAAGGGATAGGGTATATTTACAAATATCTTACTGAATTAGGAAATTGTCTTCAACGGGCTGGTTTCGCAAACTACCTTCGAGGTCTTTGTCTCTCAGCACAATCTAGAGGCGCTTTGTCTGATTCCAAAAGAATAATGAAGCAATCCGAAGcacttgaagcatttgaaaCCGCACAAAGAATGACTAATGAGAAAAAAGCCTGCATTGTATTCTCTCTTTGTCTGGAAAATGCTGAGCAGAGAAAGTTAGATGTCGCTCTTTATTATGCGAAGCTGTTATTGAAACTGGAGGCTGGTTCTAACGTAAATGGATGGATTCTTTTTGCTCGAATTTTATCTGCTCAGAAGAGATACGTTGACGCGGAAAACATTATTGATACAGCTTTAAATGAAGCAGGGAAATGGAATCAAGGAGAATTGCTGCGTACTAAGGCCAAACTCCAGATTGCACAGGACCGTTTAAGGGAGGCAGTTGAAACATATACAAAACTCCTTGCTGTTCTTCAAGTCCAGAGGAAGAGTTTTGGAGTTCATAAAAAGCTTGTAAAG AACATGAGGAAAATCAATAGAAGTTTAGAAGTAGAAATATGGCATGATCTAGCAAATGTGTACACCAGCTTATCACAGTGGCGGGATGCCGAAATATGTCTTTCGAAATCTGAAGAGATCAATCCACATTCAGCTTCAAGATTACATTCCACAG GTTTACTGTATGAAGGTAAAGAACAACATAAGGAAGCTCTAAAGTTTTTCGAGAAGGCACTAGATATTGAACCTAATCACGTCCCAAGCTTGATATCTACTGCCGTTATTCTCAGACGACTCAGTGAGCAATCACAGCCAATAGTTAAAAGCTTTCTGACCGACGCATTGCGCCTTGAAAGAACCAACGCTACTGCATGGTACAATCTTGGCCTGCTTTACAAGACTGGGAGCAAGGCATTAGCTTTGGAAGCAGCCGAGTGTTTTGAGGCTGCAGCCCTGCTTGAAGAATCTGAGCCAGTTGAACCTTTCAGAGATGCGTGA